A genomic region of Podarcis raffonei isolate rPodRaf1 chromosome 13, rPodRaf1.pri, whole genome shotgun sequence contains the following coding sequences:
- the NOP9 gene encoding nucleolar protein 9 isoform X5 encodes MIGYLSSRNVSPGQRLIAFTMTHRRTLERPEYHHLVGKPKTKSPVWVHFGLPADESDRLVVHNIAICKICLHSVSVKGGNTTNLTSHLKLHHPQKFKELPSSSAGISDHSCNNADDPPAAAAAAVSTSEPAKTTAEIPRKRQKTLLDFQPLSFETPRSCSQAITEYLATCMQSYNIVDHPKFIQMVNTLNPRYQLPSRKYFATKGVPTLYNDTVEKMRREIGRVKESELVITTDCWTSVGGTPFLAVTVHFISDEWKLINAFLGCKHFLKDHTSDNLCEMLADTLSEWDIDVKNIFCSTTDDNGAILKAVRQLGLEYISCFAQNINTGVGRALNLTPLRRAIVRLKSLQNTICHSWKMRRDLGKAQELLQMEKVSLPSACPTKWWSVLKLCRRFLENQLPVCKMLMDYPSKKHLMLEGCDVSAVQDFVSAATLLEDITTTLSGSSCVTASSVLPLYRQIKKRLQPEEGDSTLLQDIKQEILGALSEKYENGPMVTTLGLASLCDPRFRLRFLESPEAIRQEAIQKMADLHAGSLSEEPDTQPDTPKKEGLAKIFDLEEEEDLSGDGFEPLSVLKAEKELKGYMAMPRVNFDDSPLMWWKTNEAFFPMLKVLARRFLAIPGTSVSSESVFSTAGNVLQKQKSSLLPENAEMQIFLAKNINFV; translated from the coding sequence ATTAATTGCGTTCACTATGACTCATCGCCGTACTTTGGAACGCCCCGAATACCACCATCTGGTAGGCAAGCCTAAAACCAAAAGTCCCGTTTGggtgcattttggcttgcctgctgacGAAAGCGACCGCCTGGTGGTTCACAATATCGCCATTTGTAAAATATGTTTGCATTCCGTATCGGTGAAGGGCGGAAACACCACCAATCTCACTAGCCACCTCAAGCTGCACCACCCCCAGAAATTTAAGGAGCTGCCGTCTTCATCGGCGGGCATTTCTGATCATTCGTGTAACAATGCTGACGACCCtccggctgcagcagcagcagcggtcaGCACCTCCGAGCCTGCCAAAACCACCGCGGAAATTCCTAGGAAACGGCAAAAAACGCTCTTGGATTTTCAGCCACTCAGTTTTGAGACCCCCCGATCTTGTAGCCAGGCCATCACAGAATACCTGGCTACCTGCATGCAGTCTTACAACATAGTAGACCACCCAAAATTTATCCAAATGGTCAACACCctgaacccaaggtaccagttgCCCAGCAGAAAATACTTTGCAACCAAAGGCGTTCCGACGCTGTACAACGACACGGTGGAGAAAATGAGGAGGGAAATCGGTCGGGTGAAGGAGAGCGAGCTGGTCATCACTACCGATTGCTGGACGTCGGTAGGAGGCACACCGTTTTTGGCCGTGACGGTCCATTTCATTTCAGACGAGTGGAAACTGATCAACGCTTTCTTGGGCTGCAAGCACTTTCTGAAGGACCACACCTCCGACAACCTCTGCGAGATGCTGGCCGACACGCTGTCGGAATGGGACATAGACGTGAAGAACATCTTTTGCAGCACGACGGACGATAACGGCGCCATTCTGAAAGCGGTCCGGCAGCTGGGCTTGGAGTACATCTCTTGCTTTGCCCAGAACATCAACACCGGCGTCGGCCGAGCTTTGAACCTGACGCCGCTGCGGAGGGCGATCGTCAGGCTGAAAAGCCTGCAGAACACCATTTGCCACAGCTGGAAGATGAGACGAGACCTTGGTAAAGCCCAGGAGCTGCTTCAAATGGAGAAAGTGAGCTTGCCCAGCGCTTGCCCCACAAAATGGTGGAGCGTGCTTAAGCTCTGCCGGAGGTTTCTCGAAAACCAGCTCCCGGTTTGCAAGATGCTGATGGATTACCCGTCCAAAAAGCATTTGATGCTGGAAGGCTGCGACGTCTCGGCTGTGCAGGACTTTGTCTCTGCGGCTACCCTCCTGGAAGACATCACGACGACTCTTAGCGGGAGCAGCTGCGTCACGGCCTCCTCCGTTCTGCCTCTCTATAGGCAAATTAAGAAGCGTCTCCAGCCTGAGGAGGGAGACAGCACGCTCTTGCAGGACATTAAACAAGAGATTTTGGGCGCGCTGTCGGAAAAGTACGAAAACGGGCCCATGGTGACCACTTTGGGCCTGGCCTCGTTGTGCGACCCCAGGTTTCGCCTGCGTTTCTTGGAGTCCCCAGAGGCCATCAGGCAGGAGGCCATACAAAAGATGGCCGACTTGCACGCTGGTAGCCTGTCTGAGGAGCCAGACACTCAGCCTGATACACCCAAAAAGGAAGGGTTGGCGAAAATTTTCgatttggaggaagaggaggacctTTCGGGGGATGGATTTGAACCGCTGTCCGTCTTGAAAGCAGAAAAAGAGCTGAAAGGCTACATGGCGATGCCGAGAGTGAACTTTGATGATTCCCCACTGATGTGGTGGAAGACGAATGAGGCGTTCTTCCCAATGTTGAAGGTGCTCGCAAGGAGGTTTTTGGCTATCCCGGGGACGAGTGTGTCTTCCGAAAGTGTGTTCAGTACGGCCGGCAACGTTCTCCAGAAACAGAAGTCGTCTCTCTTGCCGGAGAACGCCGAAATGCAAATCTTCCTGGCGAAAAATATAAATTTCGTTTGA